The following are from one region of the Strix uralensis isolate ZFMK-TIS-50842 chromosome 4, bStrUra1, whole genome shotgun sequence genome:
- the DUSP4 gene encoding dual specificity protein phosphatase 4, whose amino-acid sequence MVATEGLREMEGSALRRLVCRDEAGGGGRCLVLDCRPFLAHSAGHIRGALNVRCNTIVRRRAKGSVSLEQILPAEGEVRARLRAGLYAAVVVYDERSPRAEALREDSTVALVVRALRRDTARADIRLLAGGYERFSSEYPEFCAKTKSLSNVSPPTSAEPLDFGCSSCGTPLHDQGGPVEILPFLYLGSAYHAARRDMLDALGITALLNVSSDCPNHFEGHYQYKCIPVEDNHKADISSWFMEAIEYIDSVKECCGRVLVHCQAGISRSATICLAYLMMKKRVKLEEAFEFVKQRRSIISPNFSFMGQLLQFESQVLATSCAVEAVSPSGTLRERGKATSTPTSQFVFSFPVSVGVHATPSSLPYLHSPITTSPSC is encoded by the exons atggtgGCTACCGAGGGGCTGCGGGAGATGGAGGGCAGCGCCCTGCGGCGCCTGGTGTGCCGCGAcgaggccggcggcggcggccggtgccTGGTGCTGGACTGCCGGCCCTTCCTGGCGCACAGCGCCGGCCACATCCGCGGGGCGCTCAACGTGCGCTGCAACACGATCGTGCGGCGGCGGGCCAAGGGCTCCGTCAGCCTGGAGCAGATCCTGCCGGCCGAGGGGGAGGTGCGGGCGCGGCTGCGGGCCGGGCTCTACGCCGCCGTCGTGGTCTACGACGAGCGCAGCCCGCGCGCCGAGGCCCTGCGCGAGGACAGCACCGTGGCGCTGGTGGTGCGCGCGCTCCGCCGCGACACGGCGCGCGCCGACATCCGCCTCCTGGCAG GGGGTTATGAGCGTTTCTCCTCGGAATACCCCGAATTCTGTGCAAAAACTAAGTCCCTGAGCAATGTGTCACCCCCTACCAGCGCTGAGCCCCTGGATTTTGGTTGCAGCTCCTGTGGGACCCCTCTTCATGACCAG GGTGGTCCTGTGGAAATCCTTCCCTTCCTCTaccttggcagtgcctaccacGCTGCCCGGCGGGACATGCTTGATGCACTGGGCATCACAGCCCTGCTGAACGTCTCCTCAGACTGCCCCAACCACTTTGAAGGGCACTACCAGTACAAGTGTATCCCCGTGGAGGATAACCATAAAGCTGACATCAGCTCCTGGTTCATGGAGGCGATCGAGTACATTG ACTCAGTGAAGGAGTGTTGCGGCCGGGTCCTGGTCCACTGCCAGGCTGGTATCTCCCGCTCAGCCACCATCTGCTTGGCTTACCTGATGATGAAGAAGCGTGTCAAGCTGGAGGAGGCCTTTGAGTTCGTCAAGCAGCGCCGGAGCATCATCTCCCCTAACTTCAGCTTCATGGGGCAGCTGCTGCAGTTTGAGTCCCAGGTGTTGGCCACCTCATGTGCAGTGGAAGCTGTCAGCCCCTCGGGGACACTGCGGGAGCGGGGCAAGGCCACCTCCACTCCCACCTCCCAGTTTGTCTTCAGCTTCCCAGTCTCTGTCGGTGTCCATGCCACCCCCAGCAGCCTCCCATACCTGCACAGCCCCATCACCACGTCACCCAGCTGTTAG